One genomic segment of Streptomyces sp. RKND-216 includes these proteins:
- a CDS encoding GntR family transcriptional regulator codes for MIRRSTLRAQVATALRDEILAGRLPTGRDFTVKEIADQYGVSATPVREALVDLAAQGLLDMEQHRGFRVHEFSPADFRAMIDARSLVMEGVFRWIRQRGGTVELPDRDALQSVRRRAVAAERAALLGDLDILIGYDLRYWRELGGVVHNPYVRDFLDRVRVQCWAFAVPVLRREEKLAGRLWTGHCTLLDAVEELDLDGAQRLLTEYDAHALTLVDGP; via the coding sequence GTGATACGGCGCAGCACCCTGCGGGCGCAGGTCGCCACCGCACTCCGGGACGAGATCCTCGCCGGCCGGCTGCCGACCGGGAGGGACTTCACCGTCAAGGAGATCGCCGACCAGTACGGCGTCTCCGCGACCCCGGTACGGGAGGCGCTGGTCGACCTCGCCGCGCAGGGTCTGCTCGACATGGAGCAGCACCGCGGTTTCCGCGTGCACGAGTTCTCCCCGGCGGACTTCCGCGCCATGATCGACGCCCGCTCGCTGGTCATGGAGGGCGTCTTCCGCTGGATACGGCAGCGCGGCGGCACCGTCGAGCTGCCCGACCGGGACGCGCTGCAGTCGGTGCGACGGCGCGCCGTCGCCGCCGAACGCGCCGCGCTCCTCGGAGACCTGGACATCCTCATCGGCTACGACCTGCGCTACTGGCGCGAGTTGGGCGGTGTGGTGCACAACCCGTACGTGCGCGACTTCCTGGACCGCGTCCGCGTGCAGTGCTGGGCCTTCGCGGTGCCGGTGCTGCGCCGCGAGGAGAAGCTGGCCGGCCGCCTGTGGACGGGGCACTGCACGCTGCTGGACGCGGTGGAGGAGCTGGACCTGGACGGGGCACAACGTCTCCTCACCGAGTACGACGCGCACGCGCTGACGCTGGTCGACGGCCCCTGA
- a CDS encoding ABC transporter permease produces MERTAAGSATGTDARGGALAGTGVLLRFALRRDGVRLPVWIGALTAGTLASLSSFEQTYSTDADRTAIAKTLGSPAGLAMSGPGHYLDDYGLGAMMGHQMLGFVAVLVGLMTVLTVARHTRMEEETGRAELVRAAVVGRHAHLTAALVTAALASLALGGLLAAGLGASGAEGVGWHGSLLYGAAHAAVGIVFAGVAAVTVQVTQHSRGASGMALAAIGAAYALRAAGDVGGGALSWLSPIGWAQRTYVFVDDRWWPLLLCLLLAAGAAAAGYVLSTRRDLGAGLRAARTGRGSASGLLTRPVGFALRQQRGLLYGFAAGLFVLGAMYGSILGQAEEMIEDLAELREVVRQVGDASLAESFAATVMIVVAVVASVHGVMAALRPRAEETAGRAEPLLATGLSRARWVGSHVAVATAGGVVVLLAAGLGFGLLGAASTGDAGVVPDLLGAALAYAPALWVTAGVGVALFGWAPRATAAVWIVPVYAFVVGYLGPILDLPDWLAELSPFGHVPRVPAESMDWGAAAGLTAVAAALVAFGIAGFRRRDLETK; encoded by the coding sequence GTGGAGCGGACGGCCGCCGGCTCCGCGACCGGAACGGACGCGCGCGGAGGCGCGCTGGCCGGCACGGGCGTGCTGCTCCGCTTCGCCCTGCGGCGCGACGGCGTACGCCTGCCCGTCTGGATCGGGGCGCTGACCGCCGGCACGCTCGCCTCGCTGTCGAGCTTCGAGCAGACCTACTCGACCGACGCGGACCGCACGGCCATCGCGAAGACGCTGGGAAGCCCGGCAGGGCTGGCGATGAGCGGCCCCGGGCACTACCTGGACGATTACGGTCTCGGCGCGATGATGGGCCATCAGATGCTCGGCTTCGTAGCCGTGCTGGTCGGGCTGATGACCGTGCTCACCGTCGCACGGCACACCCGGATGGAGGAGGAGACCGGCCGCGCCGAGCTGGTGCGGGCGGCCGTCGTGGGACGGCACGCGCACCTGACGGCGGCTCTCGTCACCGCGGCGCTGGCCTCCCTGGCACTCGGCGGCCTGCTCGCGGCGGGCCTGGGCGCGAGCGGCGCCGAGGGCGTCGGGTGGCACGGTTCCCTTCTGTACGGGGCGGCGCACGCGGCCGTCGGCATCGTCTTCGCCGGCGTCGCCGCAGTAACGGTGCAGGTCACGCAACACTCCCGGGGCGCCTCCGGGATGGCCCTGGCCGCCATCGGCGCCGCGTACGCGCTGCGGGCCGCGGGAGACGTGGGCGGCGGCGCGCTGTCGTGGCTGTCGCCGATCGGCTGGGCGCAGCGCACCTACGTCTTCGTCGACGACCGCTGGTGGCCGCTGCTGCTCTGCCTGCTGCTCGCCGCCGGTGCGGCAGCCGCCGGGTACGTGCTCAGCACCCGGCGCGACCTCGGCGCCGGACTGCGGGCGGCGCGGACCGGCCGCGGCTCCGCGTCGGGCCTGTTGACGCGCCCCGTCGGGTTCGCGCTGCGGCAGCAACGCGGGCTGCTGTACGGCTTCGCGGCGGGCCTGTTCGTCCTCGGCGCCATGTACGGCTCGATCCTCGGCCAGGCCGAGGAGATGATCGAGGACCTCGCCGAGCTGAGGGAGGTCGTGCGGCAGGTCGGCGACGCCTCGCTCGCCGAGTCGTTCGCCGCGACGGTGATGATCGTGGTGGCGGTCGTCGCCTCCGTGCACGGGGTGATGGCGGCGCTGCGGCCGCGTGCCGAGGAGACCGCCGGGCGTGCCGAACCCCTGCTGGCCACCGGCCTGTCCCGGGCACGCTGGGTCGGCAGCCACGTCGCGGTGGCGACCGCGGGAGGTGTCGTCGTGCTGCTGGCCGCCGGGCTGGGCTTCGGCCTGCTGGGGGCCGCGAGCACGGGCGACGCGGGCGTGGTGCCGGACCTGCTGGGCGCGGCACTGGCCTACGCGCCCGCGCTCTGGGTCACCGCCGGGGTCGGCGTCGCCCTCTTCGGCTGGGCGCCGCGCGCCACGGCCGCGGTCTGGATCGTGCCGGTGTACGCGTTCGTGGTCGGCTACCTGGGCCCGATCCTGGACCTCCCCGACTGGCTCGCCGAGTTGTCACCCTTCGGCCACGTGCCGCGGGTGCCGGCGGAGAGCATGGACTGGGGAGCGGCGGCCGGTCTCACGGCGGTGGCGGCGGCCCTGGTCGCCTTCGGGATCGCAGGATTCCGCCGACGGGACCTGGAGACGAAGTAG
- a CDS encoding ABC transporter ATP-binding protein codes for MTKAREALSVSGLVKTFGRTRALDDLDLHVDVGEVHGFLGPNGAGKSTTIRVLLGLLRADGGHARVLGLDPWHDAVPLHRRLAYVPGDVELWPNLTGGEAIDLLARLRGGDGVDKGRRDELLERFDLDPTKKGRTYSKGNRQKVAIVAALASDAELLLLDEPTAGLDPLMEVVFQDVVTQAKAAGRTVLLSSHILAQVEKLCDRVSIVRLGKVVQSGTLQEMRHLTRTTVEAETERPATGLEELTGVHDVQRDDGRVRFAVDGAQLDAAIRRLTECGIRSLTSHPPTLEELMLRHYGDVADGEEAGALRSGVGS; via the coding sequence ATGACCAAGGCAAGGGAAGCCCTCTCCGTGTCGGGCCTCGTGAAGACGTTCGGCCGGACACGGGCGCTCGACGACCTCGACCTGCACGTCGACGTGGGGGAGGTGCACGGCTTCCTCGGCCCGAACGGCGCGGGGAAGTCGACGACGATCCGGGTCCTGCTCGGCCTGCTGCGGGCCGACGGGGGACACGCACGCGTACTGGGACTCGACCCGTGGCACGACGCCGTCCCGCTGCACCGGCGGCTCGCGTACGTGCCCGGCGACGTCGAGCTGTGGCCCAACCTCACCGGCGGTGAGGCCATCGACCTCCTCGCCCGCCTGCGCGGGGGAGACGGTGTGGACAAGGGGAGGCGCGACGAACTCCTCGAACGCTTCGACCTCGACCCGACGAAGAAGGGCCGCACCTACTCGAAGGGCAACCGGCAGAAGGTCGCAATCGTCGCGGCGCTCGCCTCGGACGCCGAACTGCTCCTGCTCGACGAGCCCACGGCCGGCCTCGACCCGCTCATGGAGGTCGTGTTCCAGGACGTCGTCACCCAGGCGAAGGCGGCCGGCCGGACCGTGCTGCTCTCCAGCCACATCCTGGCCCAGGTGGAGAAGCTCTGCGACCGGGTGAGCATCGTGCGGCTCGGGAAGGTCGTGCAGTCCGGCACGCTCCAGGAGATGCGCCACCTCACTCGGACCACCGTCGAGGCGGAGACGGAACGCCCGGCGACCGGACTGGAGGAGCTGACGGGCGTGCACGATGTGCAACGCGACGACGGGCGGGTGCGCTTCGCCGTGGACGGCGCCCAATTGGACGCGGCGATCCGGCGGCTCACCGAGTGCGGCATCCGCTCGCTGACCAGCCACCCGCCCACGCTGGAGGAGCTGATGCTCCGCCACTACGGCGACGTGGCGGACGGCGAGGAGGCCGGCGCGCTCCGGAGCGGGGTGGGCTCGTGA
- a CDS encoding MarR family transcriptional regulator: MSADDYATRLSPFVERFAADLTEAGMQRMAARVFACLLASDEGALSSAELADRLQVSPAAVSGAVRYLAGVHMVSRERAPGSRRELYRVQEDVWWETFTNRDVLLSRWSATARAGAEAIGPDTPAGRRLKETGEFFAFLKDELSGLMARWRELRAERARSGD; this comes from the coding sequence GTGAGTGCCGACGACTACGCGACGCGCCTGTCGCCCTTCGTCGAACGTTTCGCGGCCGACCTGACGGAGGCCGGCATGCAGCGCATGGCGGCCCGGGTGTTCGCGTGCCTGCTCGCCTCCGACGAGGGCGCCCTCAGCTCGGCCGAACTCGCCGACCGGCTCCAGGTCAGCCCCGCGGCCGTGTCCGGCGCGGTGCGCTACCTGGCCGGCGTGCACATGGTCAGCCGCGAACGGGCCCCCGGCTCACGGCGGGAGCTCTACCGCGTCCAGGAGGACGTCTGGTGGGAGACGTTCACCAACCGCGACGTCCTGCTCTCCCGCTGGTCGGCCACCGCCCGCGCCGGTGCCGAGGCCATCGGCCCCGACACCCCGGCGGGCCGCCGCCTCAAGGAGACCGGCGAGTTCTTCGCCTTCCTCAAGGACGAACTCTCCGGCCTGATGGCCCGCTGGCGGGAGCTGCGCGCAGAGCGGGCGCGTTCCGGCGACTGA
- a CDS encoding DUF4328 domain-containing protein, with protein sequence MEGLGSHDPRWIGGYRLLGRLGEGGMGRVYLARSERGRTVAVKAVKAELARQPDFRRRFALEIAAARRVGGEWTAPVLDADTEAAEPWVATGYIAGPSLAQVVDHDYGPLPEQSALALASGLIRALTAIHAAGLVHRDLKPSNVLITFDGPRVIDFGIARAVDAALQSSGGLTSTGAVIGSPGFMSPEQVRGTPVTAACDVFCLGAVLAYAATGRMPFGTADSGIHALMFRIAEEEADLTGIEGRLRDLITACLAKDPAQRPSLGTLAGWAGDELSGTWLPGEVLAQLGRHAVQLLDSEDPEAAAAVRAPASSAGTATGPGLGAGTGTPPPGPYRPPGPPPSAYGVPGTPPGPAASATPGPYGYPQPRPWSPGPTPPPGPHHTGYRTTSPYGPGTVGPGPRPAAGQQRAGAAPSGPPRSPRGLATATWTLLAAVLAWTVLDLLFSFAAYGTYSDYADSWEPTLVPDYDGLKAWSVTLDVLAFLVALPLITLWLMWFWRVRLNAEAFRPGVMRYGPGMAIGGWFLPVANLWIPKQIADDIWAACAPPAPGRPAWNGAGPHRTGLLNGWWTMWLTSSLIGSLLGWQEWHDASTALEARGWLVWGIVTDLLLVPATILAILVVLRLTRAQETRMSRTHR encoded by the coding sequence ATGGAGGGGCTGGGCAGCCACGACCCTCGCTGGATAGGCGGCTACCGCCTGCTGGGCAGACTGGGCGAGGGTGGCATGGGCCGCGTCTACCTGGCCCGTTCCGAACGGGGCCGGACGGTGGCGGTGAAAGCCGTCAAGGCGGAACTCGCCCGGCAGCCGGACTTCCGCCGCCGCTTCGCCCTGGAGATCGCCGCCGCCCGGCGGGTCGGCGGCGAGTGGACCGCGCCGGTCCTGGACGCCGACACCGAGGCCGCCGAGCCCTGGGTCGCCACCGGCTACATCGCCGGTCCCTCCCTCGCCCAAGTGGTCGACCACGACTACGGCCCGCTCCCCGAGCAGTCCGCCCTCGCGCTGGCCTCCGGCCTGATCCGGGCGCTGACCGCCATCCACGCCGCCGGCCTGGTGCACCGCGACCTCAAACCGTCCAACGTCCTCATCACCTTCGACGGCCCGCGCGTCATCGACTTCGGCATCGCCCGCGCCGTCGACGCCGCGCTCCAGTCCTCCGGCGGGCTCACCAGTACCGGCGCGGTGATCGGCTCTCCCGGGTTCATGTCCCCGGAGCAGGTGCGCGGCACGCCCGTCACGGCCGCCTGCGACGTGTTCTGCCTCGGCGCGGTGCTGGCGTACGCGGCGACCGGCCGGATGCCGTTCGGTACCGCCGACTCCGGCATCCACGCACTGATGTTCCGCATCGCCGAGGAGGAGGCGGACCTCACCGGCATCGAGGGCCGCCTGCGCGACCTCATCACGGCCTGCCTGGCCAAGGACCCGGCGCAACGCCCCAGCCTCGGGACGCTGGCCGGCTGGGCGGGTGACGAACTCTCCGGCACCTGGCTGCCGGGCGAGGTCCTCGCCCAGCTCGGGCGTCACGCCGTGCAGTTGCTGGACAGCGAGGACCCGGAGGCGGCTGCGGCGGTCCGCGCCCCGGCGTCGTCCGCGGGGACGGCGACGGGCCCCGGTCTGGGCGCGGGTACGGGCACTCCGCCGCCGGGCCCCTACCGGCCGCCGGGTCCGCCCCCGTCCGCCTACGGCGTGCCGGGCACGCCGCCCGGGCCGGCCGCATCCGCGACGCCGGGACCGTACGGCTACCCGCAACCCAGGCCGTGGAGCCCCGGGCCCACGCCCCCTCCCGGCCCGCACCACACCGGATACCGGACCACCTCCCCGTACGGTCCGGGAACGGTCGGCCCCGGCCCCCGGCCCGCGGCCGGACAGCAGCGCGCCGGCGCGGCGCCGTCCGGACCTCCGCGCTCCCCTCGCGGCCTGGCCACGGCCACCTGGACCCTGCTCGCCGCCGTGCTGGCCTGGACGGTGCTGGACCTGCTGTTCAGCTTCGCCGCCTACGGCACCTACAGCGACTACGCCGACTCCTGGGAACCGACCCTCGTCCCCGACTACGACGGCCTCAAGGCGTGGTCCGTCACGCTGGACGTCCTCGCGTTCCTCGTCGCCCTGCCGCTGATCACCCTGTGGCTGATGTGGTTCTGGCGGGTGCGGCTGAACGCCGAGGCGTTCCGCCCCGGCGTTATGCGGTACGGCCCCGGCATGGCGATCGGCGGCTGGTTCCTCCCCGTCGCCAACCTGTGGATCCCCAAGCAGATCGCCGACGACATCTGGGCCGCCTGCGCTCCCCCCGCGCCAGGCCGGCCCGCTTGGAACGGCGCCGGGCCGCACCGTACGGGGCTGCTCAACGGCTGGTGGACGATGTGGCTGACCAGCTCCCTCATCGGCTCCCTGCTCGGCTGGCAGGAGTGGCACGACGCGAGCACCGCGCTGGAGGCGCGCGGCTGGCTGGTCTGGGGCATCGTCACCGACCTGCTGCTGGTGCCCGCGACGATCCTGGCCATCCTCGTCGTGCTCCGCCTCACCCGCGCGCAGGAGACCCGTATGTCCCGCACGCACCGCTGA
- a CDS encoding helix-turn-helix transcriptional regulator, whose amino-acid sequence MGAARDTEEFAACLRRLKDRSGRSYGQLAQRAHLSTSTLHRYCNGQAVPLDYAPVERLARLCGATPEELLALHRRWVRADASRARRDGDVPGGARAVEPVAHGGPAADAGGPPPAEGPPSPADAPPDTGPASPAVPVAADGGEDRGERAAGVADDRPGAWRSVAARLRLWRVAALVALVVTVAVSAFVASGPEGRGADPTPVAGPDGARRAAGPAATASPTAPGRERTPSGSPSAAARQAGPEKDAPGKKQGGEGRGRDVTGSPLTWTAGFHVWRHGCDHTYLVDRAPTQVPEPPVEQDARGWASAVGAVHGGDTVVEATVRAAGAEPVVVEGVYVRVADRRAPLDWPAYGMSNGCGGALTPAAFTVGLDAARPVARPQDGYDGEDGTHLPATRLPYQVTAGEPLVLRVEARTERYDCEWYLEVRWSSGDRTGTLRIDDGGRPFRTSGGGDGEAYGYDWGAGAWQGAGA is encoded by the coding sequence ATGGGTGCAGCGCGGGACACGGAGGAGTTCGCCGCTTGCCTGCGGCGGCTGAAGGATCGTTCGGGACGCAGTTACGGGCAACTCGCCCAGCGCGCCCACCTGAGCACGTCGACGCTGCACCGCTACTGCAACGGCCAGGCGGTGCCGCTGGACTACGCGCCGGTGGAGCGGCTCGCGCGCCTGTGCGGCGCGACGCCGGAGGAACTGCTCGCACTGCACCGGCGCTGGGTGCGGGCCGACGCGAGCCGCGCCCGACGGGACGGCGACGTGCCGGGCGGCGCGCGGGCGGTCGAGCCCGTGGCGCACGGCGGGCCGGCGGCCGATGCGGGAGGGCCGCCGCCCGCCGAGGGCCCGCCGTCGCCCGCGGATGCGCCACCCGACACCGGCCCGGCGTCACCCGCCGTCCCGGTGGCGGCGGACGGGGGCGAGGACCGAGGGGAGCGGGCCGCCGGAGTGGCGGACGACCGGCCGGGCGCATGGCGGAGCGTCGCCGCCCGCCTTCGGCTGTGGCGGGTGGCCGCCCTGGTCGCCCTGGTCGTAACGGTGGCCGTGTCCGCCTTCGTCGCCTCCGGCCCGGAGGGGCGCGGAGCAGACCCCACCCCTGTCGCCGGTCCGGACGGCGCGCGGCGGGCTGCCGGCCCCGCGGCGACCGCGTCGCCCACCGCCCCGGGGCGGGAGCGCACCCCCTCGGGGTCACCCTCCGCGGCCGCCCGTCAGGCCGGACCGGAGAAGGACGCCCCCGGGAAGAAGCAGGGCGGTGAGGGCCGGGGGCGGGACGTCACCGGGTCGCCGCTGACCTGGACCGCCGGGTTCCACGTGTGGCGGCACGGCTGTGACCACACCTATCTCGTGGACCGCGCGCCGACACAGGTGCCGGAGCCGCCCGTGGAGCAGGACGCGCGCGGCTGGGCCTCGGCGGTGGGCGCCGTGCACGGCGGCGACACGGTGGTGGAGGCGACCGTACGGGCGGCCGGTGCGGAGCCCGTGGTGGTCGAGGGCGTGTACGTGCGGGTGGCGGACCGGCGCGCGCCGCTGGACTGGCCGGCGTACGGGATGAGCAACGGGTGCGGCGGGGCGCTCACTCCGGCCGCGTTCACGGTGGGCCTGGACGCGGCCCGGCCGGTGGCCCGTCCGCAGGACGGGTACGACGGCGAGGATGGGACGCATCTTCCGGCGACGCGCCTGCCGTACCAGGTGACGGCCGGCGAGCCGCTGGTGCTGCGGGTCGAGGCGCGGACGGAGCGGTACGACTGCGAGTGGTACCTGGAGGTGCGCTGGAGCAGCGGCGACCGCACGGGGACGCTGCGGATCGACGACGGCGGCCGGCCGTTCCGTACGAGCGGGGGCGGCGACGGCGAGGCGTACGGCTACGACTGGGGCGCCGGCGCGTGGCAGGGGGCGGGTGCGTGA
- a CDS encoding alpha/beta hydrolase, whose amino-acid sequence MRRTASVAVALAAMASGLVSAVPATAAAGSPAAASSVDWTDCGTANNPTMQCAAIDVPLDHARPEGRQIQIAVNRIPATAEERQGPLLVNPGGPGGSGLGLAGYVARSLPADVAAQYDVIGFDPRGVGKSEPALECKPGYFDATRPDSVPHDFRTFAENISRAASFAVDCGIRHEGVLKHINTRNTARDMDAIRAALGAEQINFFGYSYGTYLGSVYAELFPERVRRMVLDSIVDPTKVWYEANISQNYAFDERFTAFTAWIAEHDATYGLGTDAEKVEARWYDMRTAMRDEPAKGVVGPAELEESFLPGGYYNGYWPAMAEAFAAYVHEGDEQALLDLYDDYGKVTGTNGYSVYTAVECRDAKWPRDWGTWYEDARETYRKAPFLTWSNTWYNAPCAFWPTRQPEATDVRNDDIPPVLLFQATDDAATPYAGGVKMHRLLDDSRLVVEEDGGNHGITLGGNACLDRYLTEYLADGTLPDARRGVDATCDTLPEPEPAHAASAQKGERSAPSADRADGAELHRLLGARP is encoded by the coding sequence GTGAGACGAACCGCATCGGTGGCCGTCGCCTTGGCGGCGATGGCATCGGGCCTGGTCTCGGCAGTGCCGGCGACAGCCGCCGCGGGATCACCCGCCGCGGCGTCGTCCGTGGACTGGACGGACTGCGGTACCGCGAACAACCCGACCATGCAGTGCGCGGCGATCGACGTGCCGCTGGACCACGCCCGTCCTGAGGGTCGGCAGATCCAGATCGCCGTCAACCGCATCCCGGCCACCGCCGAGGAGAGGCAGGGACCGCTGCTGGTCAACCCGGGCGGCCCCGGAGGCAGCGGCCTCGGCCTCGCCGGCTACGTCGCCCGTTCGCTGCCCGCCGACGTGGCCGCGCAGTACGACGTCATCGGCTTCGACCCGCGCGGCGTCGGCAAGAGCGAACCCGCGCTGGAGTGCAAGCCCGGCTACTTCGACGCCACCCGGCCGGACTCCGTGCCGCACGACTTCCGCACCTTCGCGGAGAACATCTCGCGCGCCGCGTCCTTCGCCGTCGACTGCGGCATCCGCCACGAGGGCGTACTGAAGCACATCAACACCCGCAACACCGCGCGCGACATGGACGCCATCCGCGCCGCGCTGGGCGCCGAGCAGATCAACTTCTTCGGGTACTCGTACGGCACCTACCTGGGCTCCGTGTACGCCGAGCTCTTCCCGGAGCGGGTGCGCCGGATGGTCCTCGACAGCATCGTCGACCCGACGAAGGTCTGGTACGAGGCCAACATCAGCCAGAACTACGCCTTCGACGAGCGCTTCACGGCGTTCACGGCCTGGATCGCCGAGCACGACGCGACGTACGGACTCGGCACCGACGCGGAGAAGGTCGAGGCCCGCTGGTACGACATGCGCACCGCCATGCGGGACGAGCCGGCGAAGGGCGTCGTCGGACCGGCCGAGCTGGAGGAGTCCTTCCTGCCCGGCGGCTACTACAACGGCTACTGGCCCGCCATGGCCGAGGCGTTCGCCGCCTACGTCCACGAGGGCGACGAGCAGGCGCTGCTCGACCTGTACGACGACTACGGCAAGGTCACCGGGACGAACGGCTACAGCGTCTACACGGCCGTCGAGTGCCGAGACGCGAAGTGGCCGCGCGACTGGGGCACCTGGTACGAGGACGCCCGCGAGACGTACCGGAAGGCGCCGTTCCTGACCTGGTCCAACACCTGGTACAACGCGCCGTGCGCGTTCTGGCCCACCCGGCAGCCGGAGGCCACGGACGTCCGCAACGACGACATCCCGCCGGTGCTGCTCTTCCAGGCCACCGACGACGCGGCCACCCCGTACGCCGGCGGCGTGAAGATGCACAGGCTGCTCGACGACTCCCGCCTCGTGGTCGAGGAGGACGGCGGCAATCACGGCATCACGCTCGGCGGCAACGCCTGCCTGGACCGGTACCTGACGGAATACCTGGCCGACGGCACGCTGCCGGACGCGCGCCGCGGGGTGGACGCGACCTGCGACACCCTCCCGGAGCCGGAGCCCGCCCACGCCGCCTCCGCGCAGAAGGGCGAGCGGAGCGCGCCGTCCGCGGACCGCGCCGACGGCGCGGAACTGCACCGGCTGCTGGGGGCACGCCCCTGA
- a CDS encoding sortase, which translates to MTTRYERLSSRSRRLEVVSVVAAVVFTVVTCRFVPGPSAANAAVLAADTGAGESGLAVSDRVPGVDAGAGEASGRPARTAPVRVAIRGTGVDAGIVPVEERAGDGIPVAPPDDPMQVAWAAGLPAPGEKGAAVLVGHLDAGTGPAAFAGLGGLRAGAQIRVLRADDRTVRYEVHAVQRYGAAGPPGELGDVPGDAGGMLRLVAVGGAWTEPVVDDTSVVAFAHAR; encoded by the coding sequence GTGACGACCCGGTACGAGCGGCTGTCCTCGCGCAGCCGCCGCCTCGAGGTGGTCTCGGTGGTCGCGGCCGTGGTCTTCACCGTGGTGACGTGCCGGTTCGTTCCGGGACCGTCCGCGGCGAACGCCGCGGTCCTGGCCGCGGACACCGGCGCTGGGGAGTCCGGCCTGGCGGTCAGCGACCGGGTGCCGGGGGTGGACGCCGGGGCCGGGGAGGCGTCGGGACGTCCGGCGCGTACGGCGCCCGTACGGGTCGCCATCCGCGGGACCGGCGTGGACGCGGGGATCGTGCCGGTCGAGGAGCGCGCCGGGGACGGCATCCCGGTCGCACCGCCCGACGACCCGATGCAGGTGGCCTGGGCGGCTGGACTTCCGGCGCCCGGCGAGAAGGGCGCGGCCGTGCTGGTCGGGCACCTCGACGCCGGGACCGGTCCGGCGGCGTTCGCTGGCCTCGGCGGGTTGCGCGCGGGCGCGCAGATCAGGGTGCTGCGGGCGGACGACCGGACGGTGCGGTACGAGGTGCACGCCGTGCAGCGGTACGGGGCGGCAGGGCCGCCGGGAGAACTCGGCGACGTGCCCGGGGACGCCGGTGGAATGCTCCGCCTGGTCGCGGTCGGCGGCGCCTGGACGGAACCTGTCGTCGACGACACGAGCGTCGTCGCGTTCGCCCACGCCCGCTGA
- a CDS encoding aspartate aminotransferase family protein, with protein sequence MTSQDSTPAAFAVPGDKGAVKAADRAHVFHSWSAQGRIDPLAVAGAEGAYFWDYDGNRYLDFSSQLVNTNIGHQHPKVVAAIQEQAGRLCTLAPGFAVDVRSEAARLIAARTPGDLDRIFFTNGGAEAIENAVRMARVHTGRPKVMAAYRSYHGATAAAINLTGEPRRWASDTGTAGVVRFFGPHLYRSHFHATTEAEECARALEHLEQTILFEGPHTLAAVVLETIVGTAGVLMPPEGYLAGVREICDRHGILLVLDEVMAGFGRTGTWFAADLYDVVPDLLTFAKGVNSGYVPLGGVAISQAVAATFDDRPYPGGLTYSGHPLACASAVATLNAMAEEGIVENAARIGEDVLGPGLREIAARHPSVGEVRGTGVFWALDLVRDRETREPLVPYNASGDAAKPMNDFAAACKTRGLWPFVNMNRTHVVPPCTVTESEAKEGLAVLDEALSAADAHTTDAGRVR encoded by the coding sequence ATGACCAGTCAGGACTCCACGCCCGCGGCCTTCGCCGTCCCCGGGGACAAGGGCGCCGTCAAGGCGGCCGACCGTGCCCACGTCTTCCACTCCTGGTCCGCCCAGGGGCGCATCGACCCGCTCGCGGTCGCCGGTGCCGAAGGTGCGTACTTCTGGGACTACGACGGGAACCGCTACCTCGACTTCTCCTCCCAGCTGGTCAACACCAACATCGGCCACCAGCACCCCAAGGTCGTCGCCGCCATCCAGGAGCAGGCCGGCCGGCTGTGCACCCTGGCACCCGGCTTCGCCGTCGACGTCCGCTCGGAGGCGGCCCGGCTCATCGCCGCACGCACCCCCGGCGACCTGGACCGGATCTTCTTCACCAACGGCGGCGCCGAGGCGATCGAGAACGCCGTGCGCATGGCCCGGGTGCACACCGGGCGACCCAAGGTGATGGCCGCCTACCGCTCGTACCACGGCGCCACGGCAGCCGCCATCAACCTCACCGGCGAACCGCGCCGCTGGGCCTCCGACACCGGCACCGCCGGCGTCGTCCGCTTCTTCGGCCCGCACCTCTACCGCTCGCACTTCCACGCCACCACCGAGGCCGAGGAGTGCGCCCGTGCGCTGGAGCACCTGGAGCAGACGATCCTCTTCGAGGGCCCGCACACCCTCGCCGCGGTGGTGCTGGAGACCATCGTCGGCACCGCCGGCGTGCTGATGCCGCCCGAGGGCTACCTGGCGGGCGTCCGCGAGATCTGCGACCGGCACGGCATCCTGCTCGTGCTGGACGAGGTGATGGCCGGCTTCGGCCGCACCGGCACCTGGTTCGCGGCCGACCTGTACGACGTCGTGCCCGACCTGCTGACCTTCGCCAAGGGGGTCAACTCCGGCTACGTGCCACTGGGCGGCGTGGCCATCTCCCAGGCGGTGGCCGCCACGTTCGACGACCGCCCCTACCCCGGCGGCCTCACCTACTCCGGTCACCCCCTCGCCTGCGCCTCCGCGGTCGCGACGCTCAACGCGATGGCCGAGGAGGGCATCGTGGAGAACGCCGCGCGTATCGGCGAGGACGTCCTCGGACCCGGCCTGCGGGAGATCGCCGCACGCCACCCGTCGGTCGGCGAGGTGCGCGGCACCGGGGTCTTCTGGGCGCTGGACCTGGTCCGCGACCGGGAGACCCGCGAACCGCTGGTGCCCTACAACGCGTCCGGCGACGCGGCGAAGCCGATGAACGACTTCGCGGCCGCATGCAAGACGCGCGGCCTGTGGCCCTTCGTCAACATGAACCGCACCCATGTGGTGCCGCCGTGCACCGTCACCGAGTCGGAGGCCAAGGAAGGGCTGGCCGTGCTGGACGAGGCCCTGTCCGCCGCCGACGCCCACACCACCGATGCGGGGCGCGTGCGGTGA